One window of the Xenopus tropicalis strain Nigerian chromosome 10, UCB_Xtro_10.0, whole genome shotgun sequence genome contains the following:
- the limd2 gene encoding LIM domain-containing protein 2, producing MFQAKMPNTPAAGHDSGCSPAVSVVQRSKSFSMKPAVRELCSSCQKTVYPMERLVADKHIFHNSCFCCKHCSAKLSLGTYAALHGEFYCKPHFQQLFKSKGNYDEGFGRRPHKDLWTHKETEASGDKAP from the exons ATGTTCCAGGCTAAAATGCCCAATACTCCAGCTGCAGGCCAT GATTCTGGGTGCAGCCCTGCAGTCAGCGTGGTGCAAAGATCAAAG TCTTTTAGCATGAAGCCTGCAGTCAGAGAGCTGTGCTCGTCCTGCCAGAAAACCGTGTATCCCATGGAGCGGCTAGTGGCCGACAAACACATCTTTCACAACTCCTGTTTCTGCTGTAAGCACTGCAGTGCCAAGCTAAG CCTGGGGACCTATGCCGCACTTCATGGAGAGTTTTACTGCAAGCCTCACTTCCAGCAGCTCTTCAAGAGCAAAGGAAATTACGATGAAGGATTTGGTCGCCGACCTCATAAAGATTTGTGGACCCACAAGGAGACGGAGGCGTCAGGAGACAAAGCACCCTGA